The sequence below is a genomic window from Candidatus Eisenbacteria bacterium.
GTTCCGTAACGTTGAAGGAGCGGTCGTGCGCTGGCCCCATGCCAACTAGCGGGCCGTCTGGTCGGGCTGCCCCGCTCGGCACTCGTGATGCCCCGCCCCGCGGCGAGAGCGTCGGCTTCGCTGCCGTCGTTCGCCGGCGCAACGACAATCGGTAGGTCGGTGGCACCCGCAACCCCGACTCCCCCCTGCTGATCAACGTGTGCGAGCTCGTGCGCGATCAGGCCACGTCCTTCGACCTTCCGTGGCTGGTATTGCCCCGCGGCGAACACGACATGGGGGCCGACCGTGTACGCCATGGCGCCAACCGCTCTCGCGGACGCCTCGGCCTCCTCATCGGTGTGAACCCGGACCTGGCTCAGGTCCCGGCCGAAGAAGGCCTCCATCGGTCTCCGTGTCTCGGAGTCGAGGCCTCGCCCGGTCGACTGCAATGCATGATTCACGATCGGCGGCGCGACGACCGGACCGGGCGGACTAGGCTCCACCGCTGTCTTCGATCGTGATGGCGCTCGCACCCGTTGCCGAGGGCTCATGGCTCCCTGGTTACGAAGGTTCTCCCCCGCCTCGTCATGGCACCGGGATCAGATCGGGAACTTTCCGTCGGAGCGAGATCGGCGGTCCTCCCCCGGCCGGAATGATGGCGAGCGGAGCGTAGTGGTGGAGAACGCCTCGCCGCTCTTGAGGGATCGGCTTCGGCGGGTTGTCCGACGTCATCGGCCACTCGATACGTCCATCGAAGGTGCGGGCGGGGAGCAGCCAGTAATCGCCCGTCTGGTAGAACGTGTCGTCATCGAGCTCGAATCGGATCTCGATTCCGGCCTCCAACGGGAGCCATTTGCCCTCGGAG
It includes:
- a CDS encoding DUF4157 domain-containing protein encodes the protein MSPRQRVRAPSRSKTAVEPSPPGPVVAPPIVNHALQSTGRGLDSETRRPMEAFFGRDLSQVRVHTDEEAEASARAVGAMAYTVGPHVVFAAGQYQPRKVEGRGLIAHELAHVDQQGGVGVAGATDLPIVVAPANDGSEADALAAGRGITSAERGSPTRRPASWHGASARPLLQRYGT